The region TTGACAGCCAAGAAAAAACAGTTAGCCGAGACTCAATACCAGGCTTGCAAAGCGGAGCTTAATTACAGAGAATAGACCAAGAAGCTCCGAAGTCTGCTAGAAGCTTGCAAGAAAGAGCTGAAGGATGAGCAAAGCCACACCAAGCAGCTAGAAGTAACTCTCCGCCAGAATTAGTACGAGCTAAACCAGAGACTTGAGGAAATCCGTGAGCTAAAAGAGCAATCACACAAGAGCCTGGAAGACACCGGCCTACTTCCACAAGTGAATGAACATCCTGTAAATATCCCCAACCAGGAGGAAACAATTGTGAGAAGTATTTCAGACGAACCTGATCACGACCTACCACCTGAAGAGGGTACAATGTTGGGAAAGTGGGGCACTTGCTTATCCCTAAGTTCTCAGACTTATTATGAGGAACTGCTGTCAAGATGTTTCTAATTACTGCTCTTTAAGCTTGATTTGTAATTTACTATTGTTTCTAGGTTGATGTCTGATAGGGTCGATGTTGAGACTCTTGTAGCCTAGCGGGCAACTCATTAACATGTATTCGTATTCCGCTTTCTTGATATATGAATAAAAAAGTTTCTTGGCTATTGGCTTCATAAACTGTCTCTCTTTATGCTTTGTATTTGCTTATGTTGATAAACAAACTCACAGATTCCTTGGAATGAATATAACATAAATAAATGTGCACATCAATCTTTTTTGCATACATGCATGCATTCACGCATTTATTTATCATAAGCCTCcagaaaacaaaatgcttacTCTCGCCATCTTTCCACAACAAAAACGATGACTCGTCATCACTATTTCACTCGCGCAAACAAAACCAAGATCATGGCTGACTTTGAAGTTGATAACGCTGTTGTCCGTGAATCACTCGCCCAAGTCCAGGGCCGAGCGGACCTGTTCCAAGGCAGCATGGAGGCCATCTTGGAGCTCCTCCAAACTCATAGGGCTCCTGCCTCTGCTAACATCGCTGATGACAATGCCACCCGTGCTGCTGGGATGGCCAATCCTGCTGCTACTGGCGGTGCTACTATCGAAACTCCAGTGGAGACCGTAGTACCGACTTCTGAGAACCGCCAGTTGGTTCCTGCTGACACGAATAGGCTTGCTGCTGCATATCCTTGGGGGATGCCCTAAAATTTCGCTGCTCACTTTGCCAATGGGGGTGCCTTCTTCCCTCATCCAACTCTTACCACCACTATTGCTGCTGGAAACCCTACCTTCCCGTGAGGCATCCCAAATGTTCAGACTCCTCCGGTTGATGCTGCCAACCCTAAGGATTATCAAGGTCAGGTTCCTAATGAAACTCCTGACGTTGAAAGTGAGTACTGAGACCCGCGCCTCCATTTTCATATTCCTTCCCAAGCCGCTCAACATGTGAACGTCCATCCTACTGCTCCCTTCAGTTATCCTGGGGCATCCTCTGTGCCCGTGGTAACCTATGCCCCCGCCAATCCTGCACTCTAGTATGTGCAGACAGGGGTACCTTAGGCCCCAAATGCTCAGGCTGGAGGACAGTATTCTCATTTGGTGCATGCTGCTCAGACAGTGCCTCCGGGTTTCTCATACCTGCCTCAGATGTTGTTTGCTCCGAACATGCCTACTCAGATAGCTCTTGAAACCTCTCGACCAGCCAGTCAGGTCGCTCCTCCTGCTACTGATCCAGCCAGACCTACGGATTATCAGCTCTTGGATGACAAAATAAGGGCCATCGAGGGTTTCTCCGCCTTTGGTATCGACGCTCGAGACCTCTGTTTGGTTCCGAATATGGTACTCCCGCAAAAATCCAACGTGCCTGACCTCCCGAAATACAAAGGCCTTAGCTGTCCTCGCAGTCACATCACCATGTACTTCAGGAAAATGGCATCGTATATCGACAATGACAACCTCCTAATCCATTGCTTCTAGGATAGTCtgtctggggcttccttggattggtatatgggtttggaaCATACAAAGATCCGATCATGGAGGGACCTATCTGAGGCATTTTTgaaacaatacaagtacaacCTTGACATGGCTCCGACAAGGCTTCAGTTACAGAATCAAGCGCAGAGATCTAATGAAACCTTCAAAGAGTATGCTTAACATTGGCGTGAAATGGCGTCTAGGGTCCGACCATCACTATTTGATAATGAACTAGTAGATATCTTCATGGGTAGACTCTAAGGGTTGTACTATGAGAAGATGATCGACAATTCATTGATGATTTTTGCTGATATTGTAACTATTGGGGAGCGTGTAGAAAACGGGATGAAATCGGGGAAGATCACAGATACAACCGCTCCGCAGACAACGAACAAGAGGACGGATGGGGGCTTCGCAAAGAAGAAAGAGGGGGAAGCAAACACTATGACGACGAGTGCCCGCCCCCAATATCAATTTTCGATGGCCCATATGTCGTACTACCCGTATCCTTATGTTGCTGCTGCTCAGTATCAACAACCACCATTTCAGTATCAACCGCAGAAAGGCAATCAACAATCAGCACCAACTCAGAAAAATTCGAACCAGCAATATAATCGTGACAACAAAGGAAAAAGTCGAGGTCAGAACAACAGAAATAACTTTGGTAATCGTCCCCAAATTGACAAGATCTCGGTACCGTATGCAGAATTGGTGCCTTATCTGATCCATGTGGGGGCTATCATACCGAAAGAAATACATGTGGCTACTCCTCAATTCTGCCCTAAGCATGATCCTAACGCTTCATGCGCTTATCACGCCGGATTCATAGGGCATTCTACAGAGGACTATTGGGCATTCAAATACAAAATCCAAGATTTGATCAATCAAGATATCCAGACCTTCTCCTAAGAAAAACCCAATGTGAAGACAAATCCTTTGTCGAATAACGGTGGCACAACAATCAATATTATGGTCGAAGAGGAGACTACCGAATCCATACCAAGGGCCGAAGAGGTGAAGACTCCGATGTCAGTTGTGTTACAGAGACTTGAGCAGTTCGGGTTTCTAGCAGGTATACAGGATGATTACACCGTATGTGAGTTTGATTCAGACAATTGCGATAAGCTGAGGGGTTGTGTACAAGAACTGATGGACCAGGGTTTGATACAGTTCTCCAAGTCTAAGGCAGCAGAAGTGGTGACAGTAATTGAACCAATAACAATTGTGTACAAAAAAAAGGTTGAAGCTCCTCCCAAGAGGATTCAGTCAATTCACTTACGTGTTCCCAGTCCGTTTTCGTAAAAGAATACCAAGGCAGTGCCTTAGAATTATGAGACAACAACGTATTTGGGAGGAAGAGAAATCCGTCTTCCTGACACTGAAATCATCAACATTGATGGAGTGGGAGGCATGACTCGTAGTGGCCGTGTATTCGCTCCAAAATACACTCCTACGGTGTCTCCAGCATCCACAGTTATCTCGCCAAAGGAGAAGGTCATTCCTACTCCGACTCCGCAGGCAGAGGCAGTTGTACCTGCCACTCCAAACATGACAACTGCTCCGGTGCTGACGAAGGTTATTGACAATAAAGCTACAGAATCTGAAATGTCTAAAGGTAAAGGGCCAATGGTTGAGAAAGAACAAGTTGAAGATCACAAGAAAAACATCACTTTTGAGGAAATCCAAGAATTCctcaaattgatcaagaagagtgatttcaAGATTGTCGACCAGTTGAACCAGACCCCCTCCAAAATCTTCATTCTGTCTTTGCTAttgagttctgaggctcatcACAAAGCATTGCTGAAAATGCTGAATACTGCTCATGTGATGCAAGATATCACGGTCGATCAATTTGACGATGTGGTTGCTAATATCACTGCCAGTAGGTATCTGGGATTTAATGAAGTGGAGCTACCTCGTGAGGGAAATGCCCATAATAAAGCATTACACATCTTGATCATGTGCACAAACTCTCTTCTATCTCGTGTCCTCGTTGACACTGGTTCTTCGCTTAATGTATTTCCAAAATCTACATTAAGCCAATTACAGTTTAAGGGACCCGAGATAAGGACCAGCGCACTGATCGTCAGAGCTTTTGATGGTTCCCGAAGGTAGGTTATTGGAGAGGTCGACCTGCCTATCTGTGTTGGACCCCACCAGTTCAGTATCACCTTCTAGGTCATGGATATCAACCCAActtacagttgcttgttgggtagaccatggattcGTGCCGCTGGGGCAGTCACCTCTACATTGCACCAAAGGCTGAAGTTCTTGATTGATGACAAGCTGGTAATTTTGTGTGATGAAGAGGATTTATTGGTTAGCGAACTCTCCTCATTCAGATATGTTGAAACAGATGAAGGAATTGTTGAGGTTCCGCTCTACTGTTTAGAGTTTGAAGAAGTCAGTTCCGTTACCGTCAATCATAACCAATCATCTGCTACCATTCTATCCTCAACGAAAAGTGCCAAGCAGATATTGGAGAAGGGCCCGCTTCCCGGTTGGGGTAAGGTTGTCAATATGGAAGAGAAGCGTGACAGGTTTGGTATCGGTTATCACCTAGCAGCATGCAAGGCAAGCCCGAAGAAAAAGCAGTTCAACCCGGTCAAATTCAGCAGCTCCGGCTTTCAAAATGAGCATACTGTGGTAGTTATTGGAGAGTCCAGTGGCAGAAAACCAGGGGCACCAGCCTTATACGCAGATGTCCTCTAGGGTTCAAGCTCCCCAATTGGACAACTAATGTGATTCCCATTGTGTACTCGGAAAAAAacgtaatgcattttgttttctcaATCCCTCTCCTTGCCCGAGACGAGAGGATAGCTTGTAAGGGCCTccatgtttaaaagtattatatgaataaataaaattatttttttgcATGCAAAACCCGTGTTCCCTTTTCTTTCAGTTATTTTCCTTTTTCACTAAAAAACAATGAAATGGCAaaatatttctttttctttcacttttctcaaaaaagcatactaaaataagctcatcatATGTAGAGCAAACAAACCTATTGATTATAACATGGCTAAAATCAACTATAAATCTGGATTTCCAATCAACCAAGCTGAAGACAacagtgaggaagattgtgaagtaccaGCTGAACTAGCACGACtccttgagcatgaagaaaaagagattcaGCCATACAAAGAACCAGTGGATGTCATTAATTTGGGTTCTGAAACTGACAAAAAAGAAGTAAAAGTTAGGGCATCTCTTGCCAAGCATGTACACTCCGAGTTGGTAGAGTTATTGCAcgaatatgttgacgtcttcgcttggtcatatcaagatatgccaggattAAACACCAGCATTGTTGAACATCACTTGCCACTCAAGCATGAATGTCCTCCAGtcaagcaaaagctcagaaggACCAGACTCGACATGGCactcaagatcaaggaagaggtcAAAAAGCAACTTGACGCTGGCTTCTTGGCCATTCCTGAGTATCCACAGTGGGTTGCTAATATCATTCTagttccaaagaaagatggtaaagtcagaatgtgtgtatAATATCGAGACCTCAATCGAGTGAGTCCAAAGGATGACTTCCATTTACCTCATATTGATGTCTTGGTCgataatacaactcagttttccgtcttttccttcatggatgggttctctgggtataatcagataaagatgtcgccagaagatatggagaagacaattTCATCACACCCTGGGGAACTTACTGCTACAAAGTAATATCGTTCGGCCTGAAAAATGAAGGGGCAACATATCAGCGCACCATGGTAACCCTatttcacgacatgattcatgaagatattgaggtttatgtggacgacatgattgccaaatccagaACTGAAGAAGATCACTTGGTAAACCTGAGGAAATTGTTTGTCAGACTCCGAAAGTTTAAACTATGACTGAATCCAGCTAAATGTACTTTTGGGGTCCGATCCGATAAGCTCTTGGGTTTCATAGTCAGTTAGAAAGGTATTGAGGTTAATCCCGACAAAGTTCGAGCCATCCAAGAAATGCCAGCTCCCTGAATAGAAAAAGAAGTCTGAGGCTTCCTTGGGCGACTCAATtacatctccagattcatatcacaCTTAACGGCTACCTGTAAACCAATATTTAAACTGTTGAGAAAGAACCAATCAATTGTGTGGAACGAAGATTGCCAAGCGACATTCGATAAGATAAaaagtacttgcaagaaccaccaatccCGATACCATCAGTTCCTGGTAGGCCTCTCATTATGTACCTCATAGTGCTCAATGAATCTATGGGCTGCATTTTGGGTCAACATGACGACACAGGAAAGAAGGAGCACACTATTTACTATctcagcaagaaattcactgaaAGTGAGACCCGATACTCACTtctagagaaaacttgttgtgctttgacTTGGGATGCTCGACGCCTGAGACAATATATGGTTTTCCATACCACTTTATTAATATCAAAAATGGATCTGATAAAGTATATCTTCGAAAAGCCTGTTGTTACTGGTAGAATTGCCCGGTGGCAAATGTTATTGACCGAGCATGATATTCAGTATGTGACCCAGAAAGCGATAAAAGGGAGTGTTTCGTCTGACTACCTTGCTTACCTACCTTTCGAAGGTTATCAACCGTTGAGGTTTGACTTCCCAGACGAAGACATTATGTTTATTAGAGACTTCAATATACCAGGCTTTGAAGCAGGCCCTGAGGAAGGCCCCGAACCAGGATCGCGATGGACGCTCATGTTCGATGATGCTTCCAATGCTCGAGGCCATGGCATAGGTGTTGCTATCACTTCTCCAACCGGTTTCCACCTTCCATTTACTGCTAGATTATGTTTTAACCGCACCaacaatatggaagaatatgaagcatgtatctacAGTTTAGAAGCGGAAATCGACTTAAGGATCAAGATTCTTGAGGTATACGgtgattcagctctggtaatcagtCAGGTAAAAGGTGATTGGGAGACTCGGGATAGCAAGTTGACACCTTACAAGGAGCATATCAGAAAACTGGTACCCTACTTTGATGAAATCTCTTTTCACCATATTCCTAGGGAAGAAAATCAGTTAGTAGATGCTCTAGCGATGTTGgcatctatgttcaaagtcaaatggaagaatgaagcaccatcCATCCATATTGACTACTTAGATGAACTAGCACATTGTCTAGCTACTGAGGCAAATCCtgatgataagccttggttctACGACATAAAGACATTTCTGGAGAAACGACAATATCCCGAGGGTATATCCATTACCGACAAGAAGGATTTGAGATGATTCTCTTCCAAGTTCTTCCTAAACGGTGATGTGTTATACAAGTGAAATTATGACTCTGTactgctcagatgtgtggatagacacgaagctagTACGATCATAAAATCCATACATGAAGGCTGCGAGGGTGTACATGCAAAGGGTCCTGCTATGGCCAAGAAGATACTTTGGGTGGGGTATTATTGGACGACAATGGAGGTTAACTGTTACAATTTTGTTAAAAGATATCACAAATGTCAGATATATGGTGACAAGATCTTCGTACCACCAACTCCATTGAACGTTTTGACTTCTCCATGGcctttttctatgtggggcatcaatatgattgggatgatagatcctaaagcttccaatggacatcgatTCATCCTAGTCGCCATCGACTACTTCACGAAATGGTTCGAAGACGCTTCATATGCTAATGTCACTCGGAAAGTGGTTACCCGGTTTATTAAGAAAGAGATAATTTGCCGCTATGGGATACCTAGaaagatcatcactgacaacgccaataacctcaacaacaatatgatgaaggagttgtgcgaagaatttaagatcgagcaccacaactcttcaccataccgGCGCAAGATGAACGACACCATAGAAGCAACTATTAAGAATATAAAGAGAATCATCCAGAAAATGGTCAAGACATACAAGGACTgacatgagatgttaccctttgctctgcACGGTTACAAAACCTCAGTTCGCACATCCACTGGGGCAACTCCATactcgttggtatatggggtgGAGGTTGTCCTACCGATTGAAGTCGAGATCCCTTCACTCAGAGTCATCATAGAAGCTGACCTCGATGAAGCTAAATGGGTTCAATCAcggtatgaccaactgaatctgattgaagaaAAGCGCTTAACGGCCGtctgtcatggtcagttgtaccaaagGCGTCTCAAATgagcttttgacaagaaggttctTCCTCGCGAGTACCGCACAGGAGAACTCGTGCTCAAAAGGTATCCTGCTATTCACTCAGACCCGCGAGGtaaatggactcccaactatgagggACCTTTTGTCATCAAGAAGGCCTTCTTGGGTGGGTCTTTAatcctcacaacaatggatggggaagacTTGCCATCGCTAGTGAATGCAGACATAgtaaaaaaatattatgcctaaaaagaaatgataAAAGCCAGCTAGATTAATCTTCGCAAGATtgatctaggcaaaaatggctatccaGATAGACCAAAAAATGaattgtccatgcaaaagttagggaacaAATATAAggctcgctaagtcgaaaacctgaaagggagactTAGGTAAAAAAGGAGCATCCCGATGGACGAAAACAATAAAAAtgtccaggaaaaagttagggataaaggcattgacTGTGATCCTCGAGCCCAGTATGCTACAAGCTAGATATCAGAGGGTCAAGGACCAATCAAATCATCGTCAGTCAAAGCAAGGTTTTAGAATTCAGATTCTACAGTAGACTAAGGCCAATGTTGTAATCAATGGAAGAAAATATATACAAAACATTTCCCATTTGCCATTTCAtttatatttttcaatttttgaaaCATCCTCATCAAGGGTGTTTGCAACTTTGTACACATCATATGTACAATTTCACATTAATAAAATTCAGTTCatcaaatatttttattcttcTATGTTTTGTGTGCAAAATAACTTATTTATCTTATTTGCATAATGCTTTAAAATTTCAGGGAACAATAAAAGCTACACAAAAGAGAAACATTATGCATTATTGTGAAGTCCCGATAAACTTGAAAGGTGACTGGTGGCTCAAAAATGGTTTTGCTTGAACACCTGTGACATCCAATTGGCTTGGCTTCCGTCTTGGTTTCAATGTCTCGGTGTTCCTCAATAGATAGACGATTCCTTAACAGCAGTGTTGACAACACCTGGATCCCACAGTGGTCACCTTCCAATCTTCGATGATGGGTCGGAGTTCCCATCCTAATAAAGACTCATATCCCCGCTAATGACGGATAAATAAACAAACAAGCATGCATCATAAAATAAAAGCATACATCATGCACTGCATATATCATATGCCCCACCATGATACCCCATGTAAACATCGAAAGCCGGGGATGACTCCAACCACCTGTTCAAGCAAATTTTGGATACGTCGATATTTAATCCTCTTCCACCTTGAATACCTGAAAAGCTTCCGCAATTCTTGtattcaggttcaagaagattaaataggggcaactgttgtaccccaaaatttaccctcccttTTTCCTAGTTTTCCATCCAACCATTTGACTTGGGGatcatttgcatacattcataattcattcatatgcatcattccTCCCTTAGTGGATCACCATAGATTCAAAACTTTTGGCTTGTGAAGATAGGGTTTGTATGGAGATCAAGTTTCCAAAGCATGGTCTGACTATCTCATCAAGCAtaggggatgtgaaaccctaattgttTGGTGGTGGAGGTATTGATTCAACAAGGGGTTGCCCAGGAAATGCTCAGGGGTCTTCAAAACTCTAATTCCTGGAAATATGATGATGGGatctgtaataccccaattttgaccctaagatccctcatgcaattccatcataagcattagcattggaaccataccttggcatcctccttacccctttttcactgggtttgttttgggagagataaccaagcactttgtgattatatcatacttgcatttcatcatttcactaaccaaaataccaaaaatatgtctttgtatttgtctaactcttttgtaggtagggcatgatctcattgattcatcaagatcacatctagggtttgagaccctcttgaacaaagagcacaaccaagaattgattcaataatggttatgaacataatatatgagtcccaatgttctctacatgtcatattgatcaagttttcttctagagtttgagggtgatttgccttggaaaccctaatttgactgggtatcttgagtaacttctccaacaatccatctcaccaattgatcaaatttctcaaggggaacttcaaatttcatcatcttatgcatatatgatctaccatgagccaagaaagtcaagagaattggaaattaacaagttggttgatggtggttggccagatggattcatctgatcaaaattgggtctccctagaccctatctcctacaattttcaccatatgaaaatgattccaagataaaacttactctaaatgacattctaaacaacttttatgttgatacctatagctagtttttcttggaaaatcattttctatgttgaaacattataggtcattttgtctaaaccctaatttgaaagtcaacttcacaaggccataacttgctcaatttttatgatatgaaagatttccaagttgaaaaatcaatttaaatgtgtctacttcaacgtttatgtttggagtgggagctaattcaactttttggaacatgtgatatgaggttacattataggtcacttttgacccataccattgatcaagtgatttttccaaacttcaaaaatgcataacgcTATCATTTCAAATCAgaatgacatgaaattggtgaccattttgaattctttgagagagataaaactttgatgaagatacttttctcattttaagctcctatgaaaagttaagcaaggtggaatattgagacatatggcttgacacttagaaaaattttgatatgtcaaaaagttccaaacttccacctcaaatttctccaagttccaagctccaaatgaaaaagtgttgaacatgaaagttgttcctcttgatctcacctttccaaagagcttaAATTCATTCGTTTTGGAGatgaaatgcataggctgcacatggcttaaacaggatgacatcacttggcaaggatcaagcttcaaacatcaatgtgcatttgccttgaaatccaagcttacttcagagcattagatattcaattatggacctcaagcaatcatttcttgggcctatgcacgcccatgcaccattgcatcaccatttgccaaaattggaaagcgaatgtgagtgtgcaattatcaaccatttcagctataaatagagcttcaattgctaAGAATTATAGACACATTGGCaccaactttgatcccccattgcaaaccctcacttctcaaaggataagcctgaaaatttcttttgaatttgagcttgaatctccactgttttggaattcaattctctaggagtccatagctttctaaccattcaatccttctcatgcaagcaagtggagtgagtccaagcacaagctagatcaagatccatcgaatcCAGACCTTCActgaaggtattttccagaaattttggactcttcgattctcttaaattcttgctcaattccattgattctttggttgtctgaagtcctaccaatgtaggcaagaagtttgagttgcttcgagaccaaatcgaagcaactcagttcatgtacctaaaatttcaattccacatatctctcaatatatttggaattggagtgattggaggtcagattcgagcttagtgccattttttttctttaagatcatgtcctaGTTTTTCtttatggtgatggttcatggtggaccagtccggtgaggtccatggagaagatgactggagctctggctccgatGATGAGTTGGCTAGCatctgaaccataggatccatgtGTTTTGTTCTAATCCTAAgcgttggttttgaataccacatttgccacgcgctgactaaggtccatggtggatagcgcgctagggaccatctgatttgcgacatcaattaatgagggagatctgatggtccacgtaatttagattttttgaatttttattttaattgcattttcttcaataattcatattaaatccaatattgatccaaaaaatatgggactttcaccaaaagttttcaaatatttttctctttcaaattctgaattaaaattattttttggatcattattaatatttttcatgaattaattgattttgcatttgtttttaatggtttaaaaatatttttaaatgtccaaaaattatgaaaaattttctccaaggtcctttgaccttgtttgacctatgataaatctcatggccatttctttggtgttttgatgagattttaggaattgaacaaaccatatttgatttaaatgcactattttattatttttaattgaataaatgccaattaaatttggttgaccacttgtattgacttgtttgagtttgcttattgttgttgggccttggtcaaggttgatttgactttggcaagttaatattattggatttaggggattgatggaatgtacgttccatctcccaaaatgaatgaatgatattaatttggtaaaagtcttcctttgaccaatttgtgatctcattcatcctcttcccacttcatctcattcctaTTCTTCcttcattcatttccatttggccaatgacatctcaaagtcctaatgctagttgattgaaaaattgacatgagtatggatgagattaggccacaccttttgcatattttttttgtatgtggcatgtttcatgagcatagttcataatactatgtctccaacatgcattaagaccaaaattctattgcccggcctcaaatagttgtgacttctacataagtccaattacgattgcttaacatagcgctaaatttgtgacataaagGGCATaatcattctagttagtgagattgtaagtctcccctctttcatggtattgtgtggaaacttggccttctttccttcctttggatgatgttttggttcaaggatccatgtttgtgataagtgggttgagtgttctccaaagaatgtcttgaaatgaaaaacaaaacaatactaacttctaacttactaaccattaactttttatttcaagcttttactttaatgcaatttacttttagcactctatttcatttgccattgttcgtatcattctaattgtttatgttaatgcaattttcactttgtccatttgaaccatattgtgtgatatattttgtttgtgtatactttgattgtttgtgtggtctttgaccattaatgtacataataacaacaaaaaccctaaaaaacttttgtgtggactgtgggcttgatcttggacaaatggatttagaatttaggcaacatcctttgctaatggacttggccaatgccaatttgttgaagaaccaagtgcttgaaatttgaaattcatctaATACATCTTTGAGGATCTCTCCAAGTTCATCTGCAGCATGATCgttatgaagctgttattttgaacctgtgacttgaGGAATTTATCTGTtaaatgggctattttgaagaagatcatgaaatggataagcttggatgaggccatctttatttgatgccttgctcttcaagatcatataattatgcatttgtgtattgtttgattctaaaagtccaagggaattctgggtttctattgactATTTGCttattggattgctacccatttggtcagatcttttcaactctaaacttttaatttttgtatataggatattctcttcatcttcaccccatttctttaatttcaaaaatccCTCCCTCCa is a window of Lathyrus oleraceus cultivar Zhongwan6 chromosome 6, CAAS_Psat_ZW6_1.0, whole genome shotgun sequence DNA encoding:
- the LOC127094890 gene encoding uncharacterized protein LOC127094890; this translates as MDLIKYIFEKPVVTGRIARWQMLLTEHDIQYVTQKAIKGSVSSDYLAYLPFEGYQPLRFDFPDEDIMFIRDFNIPGFEAGPEEGPEPGSRWTLMFDDASNARGHGIGVAITSPTGFHLPFTARLCFNRTNNMEEYEACIYSLEAEIDLRIKILEVYGDSALVISQVKGDWETRDSKLTPYKEHIRKLVPYFDEISFHHIPREENQLVDALAMLASMFKVKWKNEAPSIHIDYLDELAHCLATEANPDDKPWFYDIKTFLEKRQYPEGISITDKKDLR